The following nucleotide sequence is from Scheffersomyces stipitis CBS 6054 chromosome 4, complete sequence.
CCATTTTGGAAAGGGCCCGGttttattttcttctggcgACTTTTGTGGCGACCCACTTTCTAAGTATATCAACTTGTATTAGCGAATGTTGAAGGAAAGGCAGACACCTATTTATCCCGACCACTATAAACAAACCCGGTCTATATTCTTTTCGCATAATGATCACATGACAAAGAACATGTGAATCACTAATTcatatttccatttccatttccaatttttttcatttcaGTTCAAGAATGATCACATGATAGAACCATCACGTGACAATACACCAGCCAATGAAAAAACTACAAAACCAATTCCATAATCCAGAACCGTCTACTGCTTCAATACTCCAGCTTCCAGCCCACTCTAGATTGTTCACAACTGCAAGATGGCCGGAACATTGAGACCTGATCCCGAATTCCAGAGATTCAACCTCGCCAAAGAAAACTTGGGTAACTACTTCAGATTTAAGCCAAGATCTGCTGTGTTCAACGTAGTCTTCATGGGTTTAGTTCCTTTGGGGTTGACTATTGCTGCTTACAATTTGGAAGGACAAGTTGGTTTCTTTAGAAAattcagaaaagaaaagattcttGGAGGTGACGACTATGTTCCAAGAGACAAAGACTTGTAGAGGAAGATTTCACTTTGAGTTTTTCACATTGTAGTATAGAATTGCAATTAATGGTTGTTACTTCAAGTCTTGAAGACTGAAGTAGCTGCTCATTCATCATCAGCATAGGAACGTTGGTTATATTAACGTTGGTTATTTTATAGGCAGCATT
It contains:
- a CDS encoding predicted protein, which gives rise to MAGTLRPDPEFQRFNLAKENLGNYFRFKPRSAVFNVVFMGLVPLGLTIAAYNLEGQVGFFRKFRKEKILGGDDYVPRDKDL